The Effusibacillus pohliae DSM 22757 genomic interval GAAAATACGGAAGCAGCAACCGGCACAATCACCTTTTTGATTTTCAATTCTCTGGCGAGTGCCATCGCATGCATCGATCCGCCTCCCCCGAACGCCACCAAAGTGAAATCGCGCGGATCGTAGCCTCTTCGAACGGAAATCAATTTAAGAGCGTTGAGCATATTGGCGTTTGCAATGCGAATAATGCCAAGCGCTGCTTCCTCGACCGAAACGCCTAAACGACGGGCCACTTTTTCTTCAATGGCGCGGCGGGTAGCTTCCACATCAACTTGAATCTCGCCACCAAGAAAGTTTTTCGCGCTTAACCGACCAGTGATTAAGTTCGCATCGGTGGTGGTTGGTTCCGTGCCGCCTCGTCCATAAGCGACCGGTCCCGGCATGGCTCCGGCGCTCTGCGGACCCACTTTCAGCGAGCCCACTTCATCGATCCAGGCAATCGATCCCCCGCCGTTACCAATCTCAACGATATCGACAACTGGTACCTTGATGGGATAACCGGCATGGCGTCGGTCCCATTCAATCTTGTAATCGGTCGTGACTTTGACTTCACCTGACTCGATCAATGAGCATTTCGCGGTGGTTCCGCCGATATCGAACGCGATAATGTTTTTCTCTCCAAGCAGTTTTCCGAGCATTGCCGCCCCAAAAATTCCCGCAACCGGTCCCGATTCGACCATATGGATCGGGGACTGTTTCGCTTGTTCAAATGTGGTTGTTCCTGAATTCGACTGCATGATGTATTTGTTGCCGCCCACACCGATCTCTTCCAGCTTCTTTTCCAGTGAGTCGATGTACTTGGCTGCAATCGGTTTTACGTAACTGTTCAAAACCGCGGTACTGGTTCGTTCGTATTCCCGCCATTCTTTCGTTACCTCATGAGAGGCAGTTACCGCGACCTCCGGCCATACCTGTTTGATCAAAGCAACCGCTTCCTGTTCATGCGAAGGGTTGGCATATGCATGCAGGAAACAAACAGCGATTGCCTGCACACCTTCTTTTCGAAGGGCTTCCACTGCATTACGCAAGTTTTCCCGGTTAAGGGGTACCAGTTCCTCCCCCTTGTAGTTGAGGCGCTCTTCGACTTCATAACGGAGATAACGAGGTACAAACGGCACCGGCTTCTTGTAATGAATGTTGAACAAATCAGGCCGGTTGCCCCGTCCGATCTCCAGTACATCGCGGAATCCTTTCGTCGTAATGAGACCGGTTTTCACACCTTTCCGCTCCGTTAACGCGTTGATAATGACTGTGGTGCCATGAATGAAGTCCTGAATGTCTTCCTCCCGGAGACCCGCTTTCCGGATCACGTCCATTACACCCTGTTCAAAATGCGGCGGAGTCGTGTCGCTTTTCGCTACTCCGATCCGCCCCTCATGATCCACATAGACCAGGTCGGTAAATGTTCCTCCGATGTCAGTTGCGACTCTCATGACGCATCCTCCGTTCATTGGATTAGATTTTGCAGATTTTCCATTATGGAAAAATTGCAGGTGTCAGCACACTTAAAATTTGTGCAGGTTTGTCCTGACTTGGATTAAACCAGTAATGCGGCAGATGGGATGGAAAATGTATACTGTCCCCCTCGCCCAGCCGGTACTCTTTTCCGTCAATTACCATGACCACGCCCCCTTGTAAAATAAAGTAAAACTCTTCTCCCGGATGAGAGTAGGGCGTCTCCTGTCCTTGGCCCGGATTTAAGGTAACCAGCAACGGCTCCAATAAGCGCCCGGATATCTCTCCGCTTAACCGGCAATAAATTGTGCTTGAGCCTTCGATCTGGAAAGGCTTCCGATCGGCCACCGAAACCATGTAATTCTGATTTGCATCACTTTCGAAAAACTGTGTGATTGGTACTCCAAGCGCCTGGGCAATCTTCTGCAACGAAGTAATTGCCAGAGACGATCCACCTCGCTCCACCTGAGACAAAAAGCTGATGGAAAGACCCGTTCTCTCCGCCAGATCTTTTAGAGTCATGTTCTGTTGAGTCCGGTAATGTCGAATTTTTTCGTAAATCCCGTCCATATTGACTCCTTATAATCTATAATATTTTCTGACTTTATTATATAGGAAAAAAACATTTTGATGCAAGTGAAATTTTTTCTCTAAACAAGAAAAAATTTTGGCGGTACTTTAAAATCGAAGTAACTTCGTGTGTTTTAGGAGTGTCGAGCAGTTTCGTGCAATGTTACCTACCTAGTCACCATTGACCGGATAGTTCACTTATTGAACGATTTGTGTAGGTGACAATTTTCTCTTCCCGTTGTAAATATCGTTGTAAATATAGAGAGATGCGCCAAAAGGTAACCCTAAAATCAGTCCGTCCCAAAATTTGAATGAAGAAGCCTCCAAAACCACTCTAAAGTGGAGATGGAGGCTTCTTGTGCTTATGAATTATTAGCCAAAGTAGGGTGCAAAAATCACAAAATAAACACCCGCGTCGCAATATATTCCGGGCGCGGCTGCTGGCCGGAGAACGGTGTGACCGGTTTGGTTTGTTTTCCACGCTGTTGTACACAAAAAACACGTTGCTGCGCGGCAGCGTGCAGTGACGGCAAACACCGACCGGATTTCCCGGCTCTCCGGCTCGCGGATCACCTCTTTCGCGTCCGAATCGCGATTGTCCTGCCAGATCCGGCGCAGTTCGTCGCGCAGCTCCTGCACCTCCTCCGTGGAAAACAAGCGTTCAAAGAACAGATACCCGTTTTTTTCATACCATGCGAGCTGTTCCGCATCCAGCGGCCCCTGGCTCGCATCCGCGTAGATGACAGGATCTTTCCGTTCCAGGATGGCCGGCTTCTCGTTCACCCGCGACGGATAAAGGTCTGTAACTGCGTTTTGCAGCCTGTTCATGATCGTCTCCCTCCCCATACGGCGTTTTCGCCAATCATCCGGTTAGACCCATTTCACGCGCGGCTCGTCTTCAATCAGCGGATAGACCCCATCCGCGTTATGCACCTCGCGGCCGCACAGATGGTTTCCGCCAGGCCCTCGACGCCGACGGATCCTCCCATATCATGCCAAATCCTCGCCTGCTCACCTTTCTTGCCGCTTGTTATACAGACACGCTTTGGTATGATAGTGAAAAGCAAGTCGAGCAAAAAGGAGAAACCATTTTGTTTTGTAACAAACCTGGAGTGATGGGAGAGGATACAATGCCACACACGGAACATGTCGAGAAACATT includes:
- a CDS encoding hydantoinase/oxoprolinase family protein, whose product is MRVATDIGGTFTDLVYVDHEGRIGVAKSDTTPPHFEQGVMDVIRKAGLREEDIQDFIHGTTVIINALTERKGVKTGLITTKGFRDVLEIGRGNRPDLFNIHYKKPVPFVPRYLRYEVEERLNYKGEELVPLNRENLRNAVEALRKEGVQAIAVCFLHAYANPSHEQEAVALIKQVWPEVAVTASHEVTKEWREYERTSTAVLNSYVKPIAAKYIDSLEKKLEEIGVGGNKYIMQSNSGTTTFEQAKQSPIHMVESGPVAGIFGAAMLGKLLGEKNIIAFDIGGTTAKCSLIESGEVKVTTDYKIEWDRRHAGYPIKVPVVDIVEIGNGGGSIAWIDEVGSLKVGPQSAGAMPGPVAYGRGGTEPTTTDANLITGRLSAKNFLGGEIQVDVEATRRAIEEKVARRLGVSVEEAALGIIRIANANMLNALKLISVRRGYDPRDFTLVAFGGGGSMHAMALARELKIKKVIVPVAASVFSAWGMLMTDLRHDYIQTYIRRTHQLSMDELNTEWERLEAQAISQFESEHIPSDKVVFVRYADMRYLGQEHTVKVPVPGGVLDITGLQEAERRFHELHEQHYTFKLEGAPIEIVNLHLTALGTVQKPTLSKLEKIGGSVDEALKEIRPVLFETFGWQETPVFDRARMGAGITVQGPAIVEESSASTVVEPGQTLSVDEYGNLMIDTGV
- a CDS encoding helix-turn-helix domain-containing protein, whose translation is MDGIYEKIRHYRTQQNMTLKDLAERTGLSISFLSQVERGGSSLAITSLQKIAQALGVPITQFFESDANQNYMVSVADRKPFQIEGSSTIYCRLSGEISGRLLEPLLVTLNPGQGQETPYSHPGEEFYFILQGGVVMVIDGKEYRLGEGDSIHFPSHLPHYWFNPSQDKPAQILSVLTPAIFP
- a CDS encoding phytanoyl-CoA dioxygenase family protein — its product is MNRLQNAVTDLYPSRVNEKPAILERKDPVIYADASQGPLDAEQLAWYEKNGYLFFERLFSTEEVQELRDELRRIWQDNRDSDAKEVIREPESREIRSVFAVTARCRAATCFLCTTAWKTNQTGHTVLRPAAAPGIYCDAGVYFVIFAPYFG